One genomic region from Mangifera indica cultivar Alphonso chromosome 17, CATAS_Mindica_2.1, whole genome shotgun sequence encodes:
- the LOC123201081 gene encoding phosphopantothenoylcysteine decarboxylase subunit SIS2-like — protein sequence MEVQSLCSNAVVLDSIFLSTMENLVAETAIVLKNSITWYLFMMEFIPNAKNIFDKELGTFGRFPFSELYAVKKPGPENKDGSDTEDDEEDDDEDAADDQDEDAGEDEDGSDEEGDNEGDPEDEPAANGDNGSGDEEDDDEEDEEADDDDEEEEEEEDEEDEEEIPQPPAKKRK from the exons ATGGAAGTACAAAGCCTCTGCTCAAACGCTGTTGTTTTGGACAGcatttttctttctacaatGGAAAATCTGGTGGCTGAGACAGCCATTGtcctaaaaaattcaattacttGGTATCTCTTTATG ATGGAATTTATACCCAATGCAAAGAATATCTTTGATAAAGAACTTGGAACATTTGGGAG GTTTCCATTCTCTGAGCTTTATGCAGTGAAAAAGCCTGGTCCTGAGAACAAAGATGGCAGTGACACTGAGGATGATGAagaggatgatgatgaggatgCTGCGGATGATCAGGATGAGGATGCTGGTGAGGACGAGGATGGTTCTGATGAAGAAGGTGACAATGAAGGGGATCCTGAGGATGAGCCTGCAGCCAATGGTGATAATGGAAGtggagatgaagaagatgacgatgaagaagatgaggaggctGATGATGACGacgaggaagaagaagaagaggaggatgAGGAAGATGAGGAAGAGATTCCTCAGCCACCagctaagaaaagaaaatga
- the LOC123200149 gene encoding protein MEMO1-like, which yields MEKARRASHAGSWYTDNSKRLAEELDGWLRAAGLPKSPEVRAVIAPHAGYSYSGRAAAYAFGNIDPTNISRVFLLGPSHHYYTPKCALSTATVYKTPIGNLPIDLEVIEELKATGKFELMDIRVDEAEHSMEMHLPYLAKVFEGHPVKVVPILVGALNVENEAMYGRLLAKYVDDPSNFFSISSDFCHWGSRFNYMHYDKKYGAIHKSIEALDKMGMDIIETGDPDAFKQYLLEYDNTICGRHPISVLLHMLRQCSTKIKIKFLRYEQSSQCRSTRDSSVSYASAAAKVDA from the exons ATGGAGAAAGCTAGGAGAGCATCGCATGCTGGCTCATGGTACACCGATAACT CTAAAAGATTAGCAGAAGAGCTTGATGGTTGGCTCAGGGCAGCTGGGCTGCCCAAATCTCCAGAAGTAAGAGCTGTGATTGCTCC ACATGCAGGTTACTCCTATTCAGGCCGTGCTGCTGCCTATGCATTTGGAAACATAGACCCAACTAACAT TTCTCGGGTATTCCTTCTCGGTCCATCTCACCACTATTACACACCAAAGTGTGCTCTTTCTACAGCCACAGTATACAAGACTCCTATAGGCAACCTACCTATTGATTTGGAAG TCATTGAGGAGCTAAAAGCTACAGGAAAGTTTGAATTGATGGATATTCGTGTTGATGAAGCTGAACATAGCATGGAAATGCACTTGCCATATCTTGCAAAAGTATTTGAGGG ACACCCAGTAAAAGTTGTGCCCATTCTTGTTGGTGCTCTCAATGTTGAAAATGAAGCAATGTATGGAAGGTTGTTAGCCAAATATGTGGATGATCCGAGTAATTTCTTCTCCATATCCTCAGATTTTTGTCACTGGGGTTCTCG GTTCAATTACATGCACTATGACAAGAAATATGGGGCCATACACAAATCTATTGAGGCATTGGACAAAATGGGCATGGATATAATAGAAACAGGAGATCCAGATGCATTCAAACAGTATTTATTGGAGTATGACAACACAATTTGCGGACGCCATCCGATCAGTGTCCTTCTCCAT aTGTTGAGGCAGTGCTCaacaaagataaaaatcaaattccttCGATACGAGCAATCAAGCCAATGCAGAAGTACAAGAGACAGCAGTGTAAGCTATGCATCTGCGGCAGCAAAGGTGGATGCTTGA